From candidate division WOR-3 bacterium, a single genomic window includes:
- the lnt gene encoding apolipoprotein N-acyltransferase: protein MSFPPASLRLLILAAQVPLLLSLYGREKKSFSKGLTAGFVFFSLHLFWITRLPINGHLKLLLFAGYILMCVYLSLYFGIYAYFISKIKNPLFFIVFSSLLWTALEYIRSRSSQVGFPWGMSGYSLAGLPLLIQITSIGGIYLLGIWITAVNSSLAMVLKKKKYSFLVLLAILLANVLFGTIRLSRRTSFQNLRRIAVVQPNISQDLKGSEDEISRERRAEIILDFLSKAVEKQRIDVLVLPETSWPWPVKSLFEDYDPRSEILSDFARAHNTSILVGAQDITVFKDAYRPTNSVFLIDDEGVLAARHDKIYLVPFGEHLPFDDVMPFLTSVDLGQSDYLPGKNESLPETKGMKIGVGICYESAFTQYYRGLVESGAGVVVNLTDDQWFGRSAGPVQHADIFILRVVENNVWGIRCANTGVSYLVDPFGRVVENTGADMPGYIYGTIGTMPSKSFYTHYMKEILAVLSVFASISVILLKAKKRRQDV, encoded by the coding sequence TTGAGTTTTCCGCCGGCATCGCTTCGGCTTCTAATACTCGCCGCCCAAGTACCTCTGCTTTTATCCCTTTATGGTCGTGAAAAAAAATCTTTTTCCAAAGGCTTGACAGCAGGTTTTGTTTTCTTTTCTCTGCATCTATTTTGGATAACCAGACTGCCGATAAACGGTCATTTAAAACTTCTTCTATTTGCTGGGTACATTCTGATGTGCGTTTATTTGTCATTATACTTTGGCATCTACGCGTATTTTATCTCTAAAATAAAGAATCCTCTTTTTTTTATTGTCTTTTCATCGTTGCTCTGGACAGCTCTTGAATACATACGTTCGAGAAGTTCACAAGTAGGTTTTCCCTGGGGTATGAGCGGATATTCTCTCGCAGGGCTGCCTCTACTCATACAGATAACCTCAATAGGGGGTATATACCTGCTGGGCATTTGGATAACCGCCGTCAACTCGTCTTTGGCAATGGTTCTGAAGAAAAAGAAATATTCTTTTCTGGTTCTGCTCGCTATTCTGCTCGCGAACGTTTTATTCGGAACAATTCGACTTTCTCGAAGGACTTCCTTTCAAAATCTCCGCCGAATCGCGGTGGTTCAACCCAATATTTCGCAGGATCTCAAAGGAAGTGAAGATGAGATTTCAAGGGAGAGAAGAGCGGAAATCATCCTCGATTTTTTGTCGAAAGCTGTTGAAAAACAGAGAATCGACGTGTTGGTCTTGCCTGAGACTAGCTGGCCTTGGCCTGTTAAATCACTTTTTGAAGATTACGACCCCAGATCGGAAATCCTTTCGGATTTTGCCAGAGCTCATAATACTTCGATTTTGGTAGGGGCTCAGGACATAACTGTTTTCAAAGATGCCTACAGACCCACTAATTCGGTTTTTTTGATAGATGATGAAGGCGTTTTGGCGGCGAGGCACGATAAAATATACCTTGTACCTTTCGGGGAACATTTGCCTTTTGACGATGTCATGCCGTTTCTGACTTCTGTAGATTTGGGGCAAAGCGACTACCTTCCGGGTAAAAACGAATCGCTCCCTGAAACCAAGGGAATGAAAATCGGAGTAGGCATTTGTTATGAGTCCGCTTTTACACAATATTACAGAGGTCTTGTCGAAAGCGGAGCCGGGGTTGTTGTCAATTTAACAGACGATCAGTGGTTTGGCAGATCTGCAGGTCCGGTTCAGCATGCCGATATTTTTATCCTAAGAGTTGTAGAAAACAATGTCTGGGGAATAAGATGCGCAAATACGGGAGTCTCATATCTGGTTGACCCTTTTGGAAGAGTTGTCGAAAACACAGGCGCAGATATGCCCGGGTATATTTATGGTACAATAGGAACTATGCCTTCAAAAAGTTTTTACACGCATTACATGAAAGAAATATTGGCTGTTTTGTCCGTGTTTGCCTCTATTTCCGTCATACTATTAAAAGCGAAAAAAAGGAGACAGGATGTTTGA
- a CDS encoding L,D-transpeptidase, translated as MKNKKNIVIAVLSLLILVEGVFFYFQYRKTSHLGEKATYFENKRDSLNIVISNLVNSSSNLEYLVEKFAFENQTLKTDEYYMLISLRRQHFWVKKRDKTIWEGSCATGVGEVLRAGEQFNFQTPTGERRVLAKKTEPYWIRPNWFWREQGLEIPSDTEWIVIPDSLDFNQSIAFYDSLPEEDKLRVREVPGALGNYALNLGEGILIHKGQIGRGVYSHGCIRLKEEDLEIVDSLIPVGASVFIF; from the coding sequence ATGAAAAACAAAAAAAATATTGTGATTGCGGTTTTGTCTCTGTTGATCCTGGTTGAAGGGGTGTTTTTTTATTTTCAGTACAGAAAAACATCTCATTTAGGGGAAAAGGCGACCTATTTTGAAAACAAAAGGGATAGTCTGAACATAGTGATATCCAATCTCGTCAATTCGTCTTCAAACCTCGAATATCTCGTCGAAAAATTCGCCTTTGAAAACCAGACGCTCAAAACAGACGAATACTACATGTTGATCAGCCTCAGACGTCAGCATTTTTGGGTAAAAAAGCGCGATAAAACTATATGGGAAGGATCTTGCGCTACTGGTGTAGGAGAAGTCTTGAGAGCGGGGGAGCAGTTCAACTTTCAAACTCCAACAGGTGAAAGAAGAGTGCTGGCAAAAAAAACAGAACCATACTGGATAAGGCCTAATTGGTTCTGGCGGGAACAAGGTCTTGAAATCCCCAGCGATACTGAATGGATAGTGATTCCCGATTCCCTCGATTTCAATCAGTCTATCGCCTTTTACGACAGCCTTCCTGAGGAAGACAAACTGCGGGTGAGAGAAGTACCGGGAGCTCTTGGCAATTATGCGTTGAATCTCGGAGAAGGAATACTGATACACAAAGGTCAAATAGGCAGAGGAGTATACTCTCACGGTTGTATAAGGCTCAAGGAAGAAGACCTCGAAATCGTCGACAGTCTGATTCCTGTGGGAGCTTCGGTTTTCATATTTTGA
- the alr gene encoding alanine racemase: protein MRASSLSLVEINENNLSENIRLFKNHLGKNVEFAPVIKSNAYGHGLREVVGICLKNGVSTFCVASLEEALLVRELSSEARIICLGYVSIKEVREAVGKSIELTVFNEKTIEQVSKQSVKQKKKSQIHLKVETGTNRQGFLPEKAIKAALLAASSEGVMLRGVSTHFANIEDTTEHEFAIGQMKIFAEITKNIKKVTKSPIQIHNACSAATILFPETHNDLVRVGISLYGIWPSKETFLSSKISGKNFSLKPVLSWKTIISQVKTVEKGSFVGYGCTYKTSTKSKLAYIPIGYYDGYDRSLSNIGWVLVRGKRAPVRGRVCMNVVIIDVTDIKGAKLEDEVVLLGRQGDEVITAEIMASLCGTINYEILSRINPLIKRNVI from the coding sequence ATGAGAGCTAGCTCCTTGAGCTTGGTCGAGATCAACGAAAACAATCTCTCCGAAAACATCAGGCTTTTCAAAAATCATTTAGGTAAAAATGTTGAATTCGCGCCTGTTATAAAATCAAACGCATACGGGCACGGTTTGAGGGAAGTGGTGGGTATCTGTCTAAAAAACGGCGTGAGTACTTTTTGCGTTGCTTCACTCGAAGAAGCCCTCCTCGTTAGAGAGCTGTCTTCTGAAGCGAGAATTATTTGTTTGGGTTATGTTTCAATCAAAGAAGTGAGAGAAGCAGTTGGTAAATCGATTGAGTTGACAGTTTTCAACGAAAAGACGATTGAGCAGGTTTCAAAACAGTCCGTTAAACAGAAGAAAAAATCTCAAATCCACCTTAAAGTCGAAACAGGGACCAACAGGCAGGGTTTTTTGCCTGAAAAGGCGATAAAAGCCGCACTGCTTGCCGCCTCATCGGAAGGAGTTATGTTGCGCGGAGTTTCAACTCACTTTGCAAACATCGAGGATACTACAGAACATGAATTTGCAATAGGTCAGATGAAAATTTTCGCTGAAATCACGAAAAATATAAAAAAAGTTACAAAGAGCCCCATACAAATTCACAATGCCTGCTCCGCCGCGACAATTCTTTTCCCGGAAACACATAACGATTTGGTAAGAGTTGGAATATCCCTTTACGGCATTTGGCCTTCAAAGGAGACTTTTCTCTCGTCTAAAATATCAGGAAAAAACTTTTCCTTGAAACCCGTCTTATCATGGAAAACAATAATATCTCAAGTGAAAACAGTCGAGAAAGGCAGCTTCGTTGGTTACGGATGCACCTACAAAACTTCAACAAAATCCAAACTCGCCTACATTCCAATAGGTTATTACGACGGTTACGACAGGTCTTTGTCTAATATCGGGTGGGTCCTGGTCAGAGGGAAAAGAGCTCCTGTGAGAGGCAGAGTCTGCATGAACGTCGTCATCATAGACGTGACTGATATTAAAGGCGCCAAACTTGAAGACGAAGTAGTCCTTCTCGGAAGACAGGGCGATGAAGTTATTACAGCTGAGATAATGGCGTCGCTCTGCGGGACAATAAATTACGAAATCCTCTCTAGGATCAACCCTCTTATCAAGAGGAATGTCATATGA
- a CDS encoding sodium-translocating pyrophosphatase: MEAILFLQSLVSFENTVDNLFWLAPAGAVVALLFAFIFFRSILKEEAGDKKMREIANHVRVGAMAYMKQQYKIVFVFFLFAFIFFAFLAFVLKVQSRWVPFAFLTGGFFSGLAGFIGMNTATLASSRTASKARDSLDGALKVAFRSGAVMGLTVVGLGLLDISLWFIVLRLFVGIKDLNEITVTMLSFGIGASSQALFARVGGGIFTKAADVGADLVGKVEQNIPEDDPRNPAVIADNVGDNVGDVAGMGADLYESYCGSILATAALGAAAGASLGHGQFLLVVAPMIVAGIGSFLSVLGIYLVKTKEGATQKQLLHSLSVGINTSSAFIALLSLAVIYLTLKTVLSGPSIASGFMGSIVGRWPGIWLSMLSGLFAGITIGKSTEYFTSSDFKPTQKIAKQALTGTATLIIEGIGSGMLSTVVPVLAVSSATLLSYWLSGGFHNASFGLYGIGFAAVGMLSTLGITLATDAYGPIADNAGGNAQMSGLPEEVRKRTNALDSLGNTTAATGKGFAIGSAALTALALIAAYVEEIRVSLLRAGQTVLELGHGTIETASATFSDFMNFYSVNLMNPVVLIGAFLGAMLPFAFSALTMKAVGRAAQAMVNEVRRQFSEKKGILEGTEKPDYASCIQISTKGAQREMIFPSLLAIITPVVTGFLLGIAGVIGLLVGSLITGFTLAIFMANAGGAWDNAKKFIEEGNFGGKGSDAHKAAVVGDTIGDPFKDTSGPSLNILIKLMSMVSVVVAGLIISFHLL; encoded by the coding sequence ATGGAAGCAATTTTATTTTTGCAATCACTTGTCTCTTTTGAAAATACCGTTGACAATCTTTTCTGGCTAGCTCCCGCAGGGGCAGTTGTGGCGCTTTTATTTGCCTTCATTTTTTTCAGATCTATCCTCAAGGAAGAAGCGGGTGACAAGAAAATGCGCGAAATAGCCAACCACGTCAGAGTCGGCGCAATGGCTTACATGAAACAGCAATACAAAATCGTGTTCGTTTTCTTTTTGTTCGCCTTCATTTTTTTCGCTTTCCTCGCGTTCGTCCTCAAAGTTCAATCTCGATGGGTTCCATTCGCTTTTCTCACCGGAGGATTTTTCTCGGGTCTGGCTGGTTTTATAGGCATGAACACCGCCACACTGGCTAGCTCGAGAACCGCAAGCAAGGCTAGAGACAGTCTTGACGGCGCGCTGAAAGTGGCTTTTCGTTCCGGCGCCGTAATGGGTTTGACAGTAGTCGGACTCGGCTTGTTAGATATTTCTCTGTGGTTTATAGTATTGCGCCTTTTTGTCGGAATAAAGGATTTAAACGAAATCACGGTGACAATGCTCAGTTTCGGAATCGGCGCTTCATCACAAGCTCTTTTCGCGAGAGTAGGCGGCGGCATCTTCACCAAAGCCGCCGATGTTGGAGCTGACCTCGTCGGCAAAGTCGAACAGAACATCCCAGAAGACGACCCAAGAAACCCGGCTGTCATAGCGGACAATGTGGGCGACAACGTCGGAGACGTAGCCGGTATGGGAGCTGATCTATACGAGAGTTATTGCGGAAGCATTCTTGCTACAGCCGCCCTCGGAGCAGCAGCTGGCGCGAGTTTGGGCCATGGACAATTTCTACTTGTGGTCGCTCCGATGATAGTGGCGGGGATTGGATCTTTTCTTTCAGTTCTAGGAATTTACCTCGTCAAAACAAAAGAAGGCGCTACTCAAAAACAACTTCTTCATTCTCTCTCCGTGGGCATCAACACGAGTTCTGCATTCATAGCTCTTTTGTCTCTCGCCGTCATTTATTTAACTTTAAAAACCGTTCTTTCCGGTCCATCAATTGCTTCAGGTTTCATGGGTAGTATTGTCGGAAGGTGGCCCGGGATCTGGCTTTCTATGCTTTCAGGTCTTTTCGCTGGTATAACGATAGGAAAATCGACAGAATATTTCACCTCTTCGGACTTCAAACCAACACAGAAAATAGCAAAACAAGCCCTGACGGGCACTGCGACTTTAATAATCGAAGGAATCGGCTCCGGTATGCTTTCGACAGTAGTCCCTGTCCTGGCAGTCTCCTCGGCGACTTTGCTTTCTTATTGGCTATCGGGAGGTTTTCACAACGCCTCTTTCGGGCTTTACGGCATAGGTTTCGCCGCGGTTGGAATGCTTTCGACCTTAGGCATTACCCTCGCGACTGACGCTTATGGTCCTATAGCCGACAACGCTGGAGGAAACGCTCAAATGAGCGGTCTGCCTGAAGAAGTCAGGAAAAGGACTAATGCTTTGGACTCTCTTGGAAACACAACCGCCGCAACAGGTAAAGGATTCGCGATAGGCTCTGCTGCTCTGACAGCTCTGGCTCTAATAGCAGCCTACGTAGAAGAGATTAGGGTATCTCTTCTAAGAGCGGGACAGACTGTTCTTGAATTGGGCCATGGAACAATCGAGACGGCTTCCGCGACTTTTTCCGATTTTATGAATTTTTACAGCGTAAACCTGATGAACCCTGTCGTTTTGATAGGGGCTTTTTTGGGAGCCATGCTTCCTTTCGCATTTTCGGCTTTGACCATGAAAGCGGTCGGCAGAGCCGCACAGGCAATGGTCAACGAAGTAAGAAGACAATTTTCCGAAAAAAAGGGGATATTAGAAGGGACAGAAAAACCGGACTACGCTTCTTGCATCCAAATTTCCACTAAAGGGGCGCAGAGGGAAATGATTTTTCCTTCTCTTCTGGCTATAATTACGCCTGTAGTGACTGGTTTTCTTCTCGGCATAGCCGGGGTAATCGGTCTTCTCGTTGGAAGCCTTATCACCGGATTCACACTGGCGATTTTCATGGCAAACGCGGGGGGAGCTTGGGACAACGCGAAAAAATTCATCGAGGAAGGCAATTTCGGTGGAAAGGGATCCGATGCGCATAAAGCTGCGGTCGTGGGCGACACCATAGGAGACCCTTTCAAAGACACCTCCGGACCAAGCCTGAACATTCTTATAAAGCTCATGAGTATGGTCAGCGTTGTGGTTGCGGGTCTGATCATTTCTTTTCATCTTTTGTAA
- the yajC gene encoding preprotein translocase subunit YajC codes for MFLFRLYLSAQSCAQDTAQSGQSQGSNPLSTLFSFLPFILIFVVFYFLLIFPESKKRKQHQKMLEAIKKDDKVLTSGGIYGIVKNIKGSVVVVKIADKTDVDVERGSIIKVVNQTEEEKNP; via the coding sequence TTGTTTTTATTCAGATTATATCTTTCAGCCCAGAGCTGCGCTCAAGATACCGCCCAGTCAGGTCAAAGTCAGGGTTCTAACCCTTTGTCGACGCTATTTTCTTTTCTTCCTTTTATACTGATATTCGTGGTTTTTTATTTTCTTCTCATATTTCCGGAAAGTAAAAAAAGAAAACAGCATCAGAAAATGCTGGAAGCAATAAAAAAAGACGACAAAGTTCTCACCTCAGGCGGGATATACGGTATCGTCAAGAACATCAAAGGCAGCGTAGTTGTTGTTAAAATAGCCGACAAAACCGATGTCGATGTCGAAAGAGGTTCGATTATTAAAGTCGTCAATCAGACGGAGGAAGAAAAAAATCCTTGA